The following are encoded in a window of Numida meleagris isolate 19003 breed g44 Domestic line chromosome 9, NumMel1.0, whole genome shotgun sequence genomic DNA:
- the ISL2 gene encoding insulin gene enhancer protein ISL-2 — PPKPKTQKEQSPPARSLPPPPADAAGPAGRPGLALCAGCGGRIQDPFLLRVSPDLEWHVACLKCAECGQPLDETCTCFLRDGKAYCKRDYSRLFGIKCAQCRAAFSSSDLVMRARDHVYHLECFRCAACGRQLLPGDQFCLRERDLLCRADHAPPPDGAAARGPRSPAPPPAHLAEPVPGRPPGPRPQSHKAAEKTTRVRTVLNEKQLHTLRTCYAANPRPDALMKEQLVEMTGLSPRVIRVWFQNKRCKDKKKSILMKQLQQQQHSDKTSLQGLTGTPLVAGSPVRHESAVQGSAVEVQTYQPPWKALSDFALQSDLEPPAAFQQLVSFSESGSLGTSSGSDVTSLSSQLPDTPNSMVPSPAET; from the exons ccacccaaacCCAAAACGCAAAAAGAACAAAGCCCCCCAGCCCGCAGCCTCCCCCCGCCGCCCGCTGACGCCGCCGGTCCCGCAGGACGGCCGGGGCTGGCGCTGTGCGCGGGCTGCGGGGGCCGCATCCAGGACCCCTTCCTGCTGCGGGTGTCGCCGGACCTGGAGTGGCACGTCGCCTGCCTCAAGTGCGCCGAGTGCGGGCAGCCGCTGGACGAGACCTGCACGTGCTTCCTGCGCGACGGCAAGGCCTACTGCAAGCGGGACTACAGCAG GCTCTTCGGCATCAAGTGCGCGCAGTGCCGGGCGGCCTTCAGCAGCAGCGACCTGGTGATGCGCGCCCGCGACCACGTCTACCACCTGGAGTGCTTCCGCTGCGCCGCCTGCGGCCGCCAGCTGCTGCCCGGGGACCAGTTCTGCCTGCGGGAGCGCGACCTGCTCTGCCGCGCCGACCACGCGCCGCCCCCCGACGGCGCCGCCGCCCGagggccccgcagccccgcgccgccgcccgcgcACCTCGCAG AGCCGGTGCCCGGGCGGCCTCCCGGCCCGCGGCCGCAGTCGCACAAAGCGGCCGAGAAGACCACCCGCGTGCGGACGGTGCTGAACGAGAAGCAGCTGCACACGCTGCGGACCTGCTACGCCGCCAACCCGCGGCCCGACGCCCTGATGAAGGAGCAGCTGGTGGAGATGACGGGGCTCAGCCCGCGCGTCATCCGCGTCTGGTTCCAGAACAAGCGCTGCAAGGACAAGAAGAAGTCCATCCTCAtgaagcagctccagcagcagcagcacagcgaCAAGACG AGCCTGCAGGGCCTCACCGGGACGCCGCTGGTGGCCGGCAGCCCCGTCCGGCACGAGAGCGCCGTGCAGGGCAGCGCGGTGGAGGTGCAGACCTACCAGCCGCCCTGGAAGGCGCTCAGCGACTTCGCGCTGCAAAGCGACCTGGAGCCGCCCGCCGCCTTCCAGCAGCTG GTCTCCTTCTCCGAGTCCGGCTCTTTGGGCACGTCCTCCGGCAGCGACGTGACCTCGCTGTCCTCCCAGCTCCCCGACACCCCCAACAGCATGGTGCCCAGCCCGGCCGAGACGTGA